In the Triticum aestivum cultivar Chinese Spring chromosome 2B, IWGSC CS RefSeq v2.1, whole genome shotgun sequence genome, actccgatctggcagagtggtggtggtcgcgatggcggttttggcggaggtggtggtggtggttttggcggaggtggtggtggtggttttggcggaggtggtggtggtggttttggcggaggtggtggttttggcgggggtgctcttgcttgatgattccgtgcatgtggccatcgtgccatgcctttcatattcctacttttatcatgtttcatgtcttgcactacttttatgttcatgaacttccatcggtgatgatctttagatgatgtgatgaacttgagtatgtttagatgatgatggtgaacttgagtatgtttagatgaacttgagtatgttcacatgatgaattgtcatatttctgcataatttcatattgttccgttttgaaatgctgtcaaatgaattggaaaagagaaaacagggaaaataaaaaaaacaaaaaaaactatgcctacggcaaagccgtcggcatatatacgcccaggagttaccagggcttgccacgtggcacatctatgcctacagcaaagccgtaggcatatatGAAAAACTATGcagacggctttgccgtaggcatagccctgctgcCAGGAGAAACCAGGAGCTGCTACGTGGCAgagatatgcctacggcaaagccgtcggcatagatttccacctatgccgacggctttgccgtaggcatagccctgccgccaggagaagccggggacgacacgtggcgcaggtatgctgacggctaggccgtcggcaaagatagaaatctatgccgacggccaagccgtcggcatacatgCACCACGTGTCGTCCCCTGAATCGCCAGCGctgttgacggcgccgtccgttgccgttagacggaaaacaacgccgacgactaaactatgccgacggctgtcccacggccgtcggcatatgctcctatgccgacggctatactacgccgacggtctgacacatctacgctgacatgatctacgccgacggggctatgccgacggcagccgtaggcatagatctatgccgacggcaatggacctatgccgacggccctgggccgtaggcatagcccgcgaGTCCGGTGGTGCAAGAGCTCGGACGGTGAGGAATTTCAGGTCGAGGAGGCAGTCGCCATGGAGTCGCAGACCATCCGCCACATGATCGAGGACGACTGCGCCGACAACGGCATCCCGCTCCCCAACGTCGACTCCAAGATCCTCTCCAAGATCATCGAGTACTGCAAGAAGCACGTCCAGGCCAGCCCCAAACCGGCCGACTCCAGCGCTGCCGCCGACGCCAGCTCCACCACCTCTACTGCCGCCGCAGCCCCCGCCGAGGACCTCAAGAGCTTTGACGCCGAGTTCATCAAGGTCGACCAGAACACCCTCTTCGACCTCATCCTGGCTGCAAACTACCTCAACATCAAGGGATTGCTCGACCTTACTTGCCAGACTGTTGCAGACATGATCAAGGGCAAGACCCCAGAGGAGATCCGCAAGACTTTCAACATCAAGAATGACTTCACACCCGAGGAGGAGGCGGAGATCCGCAAGGAGAACCAGTGGGCTTTTGAGTAGAAAATAGAAAGCTTAGTATTCGTGTTTTCTTTTTTGAGACTTCGTATCATCGTATGTCGCTGCCTTTTCTATATCGTCGTAGTGCTAGTGGTCGTAAATATTCTGGAGTCTAAACGTCGTTTATTCCTGCGTGATTACCTGTGAAACTGAATTATTAATTGTCAAGTGGACGTTTTGCTTCGTTACATCATTCTTAGCTGTGATTTATGCGTGTGATTTGAGAAATTTTTGACAATCTTCAAATAGCCATATTGTTTTCAATTTTATATCTACAGATTTGCTAAAGATCTGTTGGCATGATTTTCATTTGGCTTCAGATCATATTTTGTGACCATTGGAATCTCAACGCGCAGCAGCAGCATTTGTCCATCGCGCGGAGTGGGCGTGTGTTTGTTGTTTTGTTTCGGGTTACAGGTCTTCACTGGTCTTGAAGCCGACCAGGTCCCCAAGATCGGCGCCGAGAGACAGGTATGACGACCTTCTCCCCCCGACGTCCGTGCTCAACGTCGTTGTCCCATCCCTGCGCACCCCCCTCGCAAGCGAGCGCCGTCATTCAGTATTGTACTGATCTAGTATTTCTTTTGGTTATGTTGGACATTCAAGCATGTGACATTCCACTAGAACTACTCATTTCGCTTCTTAATTAGGGATTAATACGCCTGTGATGGACATTATTCCGGGATTCGCTCATAACTCGAGCTCTCACCAGTGAGTAGTTACATGAAGTGCAAAACACAAACTAATGCGCTCTGAGGCCACTGAAGGTGTTTTGGACCTACAGTGCTACTTGTGTAGTTGTTTCTCTTTTGTACAGTGCTACGTTCATTTGTGACTGTCTTCTTTTCCCCAAGTGCCATTGGACCTACAGTACTACGTTTGAACAATTGGGGTCTCTCTCCATTGGCAACATGTAAACTTGTCGAAGTTGTACTGAAGCACTCATGCTAGCTAGCTGTTACTAGTCATTGTGGTTGCTTAATTATTTCCTGTCGTGCTACTGATCCGAGGTTTGCCCTCCTTAAAACTGTGAAACAATATTTGTTTTCCTTTTGCTGCACTGGCCAGTGATGGAACGGTGAGTTCTACTCACAACTCTACCATTTGAGTTACATGAAGTGCAAGATAGAACGCTAATGCATACATGAGGCCTTCTCCTAATCTCAGTTATCTTGATTCTTGTTTGAGTTGCATTTAAACTTGAGCTACTCCTCTTTGTGTCCAAGCTacatttctctctttttttttctgaaacctcTGCTGTTCTTTGGCCGACGATGTCCTGTATAATTAAAATATCTAACACGCTTGTGCTGTAAGCTGTATATTGCTGAGGCCAAGGATAACATGTTCTTCTTTTTGccgtagtactagtactgcatcTTCATTTGCTGCTTTACCAACCGTATTCTTTTCATCATGGATTGGCCGGTGATGGAACTGTGAGTTTGTACCTTTTTTTTAGTCTAAACACGCTTTATTTATTACTCAAACAAGTTCATGGGGATATAAGAGATGTTTGGAGGGTGTAACAGCCACACATGGCACCCATAACAAGTTCATGGGGATACAAGTTCTTTGAAGGTAGAGCAACTGTGAGTTTGTACTGACTCTAATGAAGTGACAAGTTGCACACATTGCGTCTCTGAGGGCTGAGGCCTTCTGTTGGATACAACAAACACATGATCAAGTTCAGTTGAGTTTGTTCAGGTCTCTGGCCAAACTTCTTATCAGTCCAGTCTCTTTACTCTCAATGAACACAACCCGCTGCTCCATTTCTGCTGTGATTTCTTTCAGTTTTGTTACTCGATGATGTATTTTCAGTATTCTTAGCATACTGATGATATGATTGAGCATTTCCTTCACTCGCAGTGTGGGCAGCTTTCATCTTCTGAACACTTGAAAATTGAACTAACGGTCT is a window encoding:
- the LOC123039355 gene encoding SKP1-like protein 1B — its product is MHHVSSPESPALLTAPSVASSDGEEFQVEEAVAMESQTIRHMIEDDCADNGIPLPNVDSKILSKIIEYCKKHVQASPKPADSSAAADASSTTSTAAAAPAEDLKSFDAEFIKVDQNTLFDLILAANYLNIKGLLDLTCQTVADMIKGKTPEEIRKTFNIKNDFTPEEEAEIRKENQWAFE